From the genome of Lotus japonicus ecotype B-129 chromosome 6, LjGifu_v1.2, one region includes:
- the LOC130722049 gene encoding uncharacterized protein LOC130722049 isoform X1, which translates to MPPKMVDRMEALETQMGTVTDTLQELALQLQQQSMVLKELSNQMGKKVVHEGETSTGDSNSGESRLAGKKVKLPVFEGDDPVAWITRAEIYFDVQGTPDELRVKLARLSMEGSTIHWFNMLRETEDELSWEKLKRALIARYGGRRLENPFEELLTLRQRGSVEEFVEAFELLSSQVGRLPEDQYLGYFMSGLKPPIRWRVRTLNPSTRMEMMRIAKDVEDELKEEEEEEGKRVTRKGGYERSGQGDWAGSASNRSGLFNRDVTRFTKASGSNQTRSRSSVGSHAHSSSSLGSTARKGDNDHRAGSTERWKGVRSFQVDEIAERRAKGLCFKCGGKYHPTLHKCPERAMRVLILGEGETMNEEGEIVMLEQEVEEEEEEEAVECKAMGVLGCLGDHQTMKLAGQVGNVELLILVDSGASHNFIDPKITSALGLTITPITTRSIKLGDGHKVITRGVCKGIKAKVGNIEITIDALVLDLGGLDLVLGVSWLSTLGKVIMDWKHLTMQFVQGEHVVKLQGMKGRSSYQSNLHSFLSDTQGRNLGEGWWLQFQATEATKEHHDIPQELGVVLTEFPAVFTKKMQLPPVRSKVHQIVLNPEHGPINVRPYRYPHHQKEEIERQVAELLEAGIIRPSMSAFSSPVILVKKKDKSWRMCVDYRALNKATIPDKYPIPIVDELLDELNGAVMFSKIDLKSGYHQIRVLEADIPKTAFRTHNGHYEYLVMPFGLMNAPATFQAIMNDIFRPYLRKFVLVFFDDILIYSRSLLEHQNHLKLVLTVLSSNCFVANQAKCKFGCAQIDYLGHIISGKGVAVDPEKIKCIVEWPEPKNVKGVRGFLGLTGYYRKFVKNYGKMAKPLTELTKKRQFHMG; encoded by the coding sequence ATGCCACCCAAGATGGTTGATCGTATGGAAGCTCTGGAGACACAGATGGGCACCGTGACTGACACGTTGCAGGAACTCGCGCTCCAGCTGCAGCAGCAGAGCATGGTTCTGAAGGAGTTGAGCAATCAGATGGGAAAGAAAGTGGTCCACGAAGGGGAAACCTCGACGGGTGACTCCAATTCCGGCGAATCGCGTCTCGCCGGGAAGAAGGTCAAGCTGCCCGTGTTTGAGGGAGACGATCCTGTAGCTTGGATCACGAGAGCGGAGATCTATTTCGATGTGCAAGGCACCCCCGATGAGCTTCGCGTGAAGCTCGCACGCTTGAGTATGGaaggatctactatccattggTTCAATATGTTGAGGGAAACAGAGGATGAGCTTTCCTGGGAAAAGCTCAAACGAGCGTTGATTGCACGCTATGGAGGACGACGATTGGAGAATCCTTTCGAGGAGTTATTGACGCTAAGGCAACGCGGCAGCGTGGAGGAGTTCGTGGAAGCCTTTGAGTTGCTCTCGTCACAGGTAGGACGATTGCCGGAGGATCAGTATCTGGGGTATTTCATGAGTGGGTTGAAACCACCGATTCGATGGCGGGTGCGTACCTTGAATCCCAGCACTCGCATGGAGATGATGCGAATTGCGAAAGATGTTGAAGACGAGcttaaggaagaagaagaagaagagggaaaGCGGGTGACAAGAAAAGGCGGGTACGAACGCTCGGGTCAAGGCGATTGGGCCGGGTCAGCCTCAAATAGGAGTGGGCTGTTCAATAGAGATGTAACCCGTTTTACCAAGGCCAGCGGGTCAAACCAAACCCGATCCCGGAGTTCTGTTGGATCCCACGCACACTCATCTTCATCGCTGGGCTCAACGGCGAGAAAGGGTGACAACGACCACCGTGCAGGCTCGACGGAGCGTTGGAAAGGGGTCAGAAGTTTCCAGGTTGACGAAATCGCAGAGCGAAGGGCCAAGGGACTCTGTTTTAAATGTGGGGGCAAATACCACCCCACTTTGCACAAGTGCCCGGAGCGCGCGATGAGAGTTCTCATCCTGGGAGAGGGAGAGACCATGAATGAGGAGGGGGAAATCGTGATGCTGGAACAGGAAgtagaggaggaggaagaagaagaagctgtaGAATGCAAAGCTATGGGAGTTCTGGGTTGTTTGGGGGATCACCAGACAATGAAGTTAGCTGGCCAAGTGGGCAATGTGGAACTTCTCATCCTTGTTGACAGTGGCGCGAGCCACAACTTCATTGACCCAAAGATCACCTCTGCTCTGGGACTTACCATCACCCCGATCACCACAAGGAGCATTAAACTTGGAGATGGCCATAAGGTGATAACCAGGGGAGTTTGTAAGGGAATCAAAGCCAAAGTGGGGAACATTGAGATTACCATTGATGCACTGGTGCTGGACTTAGGAGGGCTGGATCTGGTCTTGGGAGTGTCCTGGCTCAGTACACTTGGGAAAGTCATCATGGATTGGAAGCACTTGACTATGCAGTTTGTGCAAGGGGAACATGTGGTGAAATTGCAGGGAATGAAGGGTAGAAGCAGCTATCAGAGCAACCTGCACTCTTTTTTGAGTGACACTCAAGGCAGAAACCTTGGGGAAGGATGGTGGCTTCAATTCCAAGCTACAGAAGCAACCAAGGAACACCATGACATACCTCAGGAACTGGGAGTTGTGCTTACAGAATTCCCAGCAGTATTCACAAAGAAAATGCAATTGCCCCCTGTCAGGTCCAAAGTACACCAGATTGTTCTTAATCCTGAGCATGGGCCAATTAATGTCAGACCCTATAGGTATCCTCATCACCAAAAGGAGGAAATTGAGAGGCAGGTGGCTGAGCTCTTGGAGGCAGGGATCATAAGACCAAGCATGAGTGCCTTCTCCAGTCCTGTCATCTTGGTAAAAAAGAAGGATAAGAGTTGGAGAATGTGTGTGGACTACAGGGCTCTGAACAAGGCTACAATCCCAGATAAGTATCCAATTCCAATTGTGGATGAATTACTTGATGAGTTGAATGGGGCAGTAATGTTCTCTAAAATTGATCTTAAATCGGGATACCACCAGATTAGAGTTCTTGAGGCAGATATCCCTAAAACTGCTTTCAGGACTCACAATGGACATTATGAGTACCTTGTCATGCCCTTTGGGCTGATGAATGCTCCTGCCACTTTTCAAGCCATCATGAATGACATTTTTAGGCCATATCTGAGGAAGTTTGTGTTGGTTTTCtttgatgatatcttaatttacAGTAGGAGTTTGTTGGAACACCAAAACCACTTAAAGCTAGTCTTGACAGTGTTATCATCTAATTGTTTTGTAGCCAATCAAGCAAAATGCAAGTTTGGTTGTGCCCAAATAGATTATTTGGGTCACATTATATCTGGGAAAGGAGTGGCAGTTGACCCTGAGAAAATTAAGTGCATTGTGGAGTGGCCAGAGCCCAAGAATGTTAAGGGAGTAAGGGGATTTTTAGGGTTAACAGGCTACTACAGGAAATTTGTCAAGAATTATGGGAAGATGGCCAAACCCCTCACAGAACTGACAAAAAAAAGACAATTTCACATGGGGTGA